The sequence TACTTTGCCTTCCAAATAAAGCTGTTTTGTTAAACCTTGATAGGGACAATTTAAAATTTGATGCAACACAGCTTGCATTTGAACAGTTATACTACCAATTTGCAGGTAATCTAATTCGCGACGATCATCATTTTTAATTATATCCCTTAGAGATAGGGGCAATAAATCGATTTGATAGTCGTACAGTTGAAATTCGTAAGTTTTTGGTTCAAAACGGCTTTGATTATCTAATAAATTTGAAGGCAATAAGCGAATTTAGTTAACCATTCTTTCCAACTCTTATCTGCATCAGCCAAAACTGTGGGAGCAATTTGAGATAGTTGTTGATATATATCAGCGTCCCAATTAAGTCCTAAAATTAAATCTGGTTTTAGATACAAAATTTTTTCTAGATTTGGACTACCATTAACACCGACTTTCCGTACTTCTTTAGTCTTTGATTCGAGATAATTTAGATAATTATTATCACCAAGCGTAGTAGCTGCAATTGGTTTAATTCCTAAAGCCAAAGCATTATCTAATCCACCAATGACAACTACTTTTTTTGGATTTAGAGGTACTTTAGTTTTACCCATTGCGTGTTTAACAACTCGCGTTTGAGAAATTGTATTTTCAGGATTTGAACTGATATTTTCAGAAGTGTTAATTTCACAACCAATAAGAATTAAAGCTGTGATAATACTGAATAAAAGTAACTGGATTTGACGAGAATTAAAAATATAAGTAAATAAATTTCGCGTCCCTCTGCGTTCATTTACGTTAAAAAACATAATTTAGCTAATACTAATAA comes from Rivularia sp. PCC 7116 and encodes:
- a CDS encoding ABC transporter substrate-binding protein; this translates as MFFNVNERRGTRNLFTYIFNSRQIQLLLFSIITALILIGCEINTSENISSNPENTISQTRVVKHAMGKTKVPLNPKKVVVIGGLDNALALGIKPIAATTLGDNNYLNYLESKTKEVRKVGVNGSPNLEKILYLKPDLILGLNWDADIYQQLSQIAPTVLADADKSWKEWLTKFAYCLQIY